Proteins encoded in a region of the Marinomonas maritima genome:
- the truA gene encoding tRNA pseudouridine(38-40) synthase TruA: protein MTKKVVLVVEYDGSKYKGWQAQKRGIPSVQESLEKALAVVANHPVRVVCAGRTDSGVHASAQVVHFETDAERNERAWTLGVNTYLPSDIRVVAARYVADDFHARFSALSRRYRYVIYQSSICPAILANGVTWSYRALDAQAMKEAASVFLGTHDFSSFRAIGCQANTPIRTILNFDVQQVGQYIILDVRANAFLHHMIRNFAGVLMSIGAGEKPIAWAKKTLDAKDRTKGGITAPPTGLYFVDVEYPEHFNVPICKLGPHFLPYIEESNYDVPS from the coding sequence GTGACTAAAAAAGTTGTACTAGTTGTTGAATATGATGGCTCTAAGTATAAGGGCTGGCAGGCACAAAAACGTGGTATTCCAAGTGTTCAGGAAAGTTTAGAAAAAGCATTGGCCGTGGTGGCAAATCATCCTGTTCGGGTGGTTTGTGCTGGCCGAACAGACTCCGGTGTCCATGCCAGTGCTCAAGTGGTTCATTTTGAAACCGATGCTGAACGAAATGAACGGGCGTGGACTTTAGGTGTTAATACTTACCTACCTTCTGATATTCGAGTGGTGGCAGCACGTTATGTCGCTGATGATTTTCATGCGCGCTTTAGTGCGTTAAGTCGTCGTTATCGATACGTGATTTACCAATCTTCTATTTGCCCGGCCATATTGGCTAATGGGGTGACATGGTCTTATAGAGCACTTGATGCGCAGGCAATGAAAGAGGCCGCTAGCGTATTTTTAGGTACTCATGATTTCTCTTCTTTTCGTGCAATTGGCTGTCAGGCCAATACGCCAATCCGAACGATTTTAAACTTTGATGTCCAGCAGGTAGGTCAATATATTATTCTTGATGTTAGGGCGAATGCATTTTTGCATCACATGATTAGGAATTTTGCTGGGGTCTTAATGTCGATCGGTGCGGGTGAAAAACCTATCGCTTGGGCGAAAAAAACCTTAGATGCTAAAGACCGTACTAAGGGTGGAATAACAGCACCACCAACTGGTTTGTATTTTGTAGATGTTGAATATCCGGAGCATTTTAATGTGCCTATTTGTAAGTTAGGGCCACATTTTTTGCCTTATATTGAAGAGTCAAATTATGACGTGCCAAGTTAA
- a CDS encoding FimV/HubP family polar landmark protein has product MLRKTLVSIAVSGALYVSSSYALELGELTSQSNLDEPYRGKIVLSDVGSLTNDDVLIRLGSESEFRQAGFAPTRVLSQLKFDVTRVNGDLIVAVSSDKPLQVDELRFVLAARWPSGQVVREYQTPLNQSALVKKSQNEVVQSAAVSSASKDSVFRQATLSAERVSPKGRLNVVKGNTLWSIAGQNRPTNQLTIYQTMMAIQALNKDAFYSDNINLLKEGAILRLPTQEQIALFNKSISKEEFQRQHDAWMALKRSKGQSSIEQAQLNTQAKAKAASNGVEAGGDKLTLASGQSILPENVASSNTGDDKNLALNALQGELSASQEMLDKEKREKGELSGKLSDLNQQLETLEKLISLKDKQMADLQQQFTSAQQTLQEQKNTVDQLLEADQIRREKEQAEADSLANKIFGNPIVVSIGAVVLLLLGFLIGLVMRRAGKKQEEQESLKKDEFDLSSAAAIAPVAAVAAAAQYVADDEVEEKNDVQEEDPFAFDFGTPDADDGLDDFGSFDEDIASVDLPDRTADEEVDLSEDPESEFESALDEDVDDSDDVFASFDEADDLSEPELDIDAEDGLDELDAFIEEDIPTMTPDVIEADIDSEAEIESEEESFVSSLLNDVDQEDTDEASIFSGTPNDSLANSIEETLAEAQQEDDEIEVPAFGEAEAAEDEEVSDEEEEFDFFDASGDEAATKLDLARAYMDMGDEEGAKVILDDVIESGNEKQIAEAQNMMERMFPSD; this is encoded by the coding sequence ATGCTCAGGAAAACCCTCGTTAGTATTGCTGTGTCAGGCGCACTATATGTGTCCAGCAGTTACGCATTAGAGCTGGGTGAGTTAACCTCTCAATCAAACTTGGATGAGCCTTATCGCGGGAAAATTGTACTTTCCGATGTAGGGTCATTAACAAACGATGATGTGTTAATTCGTTTAGGCAGTGAAAGCGAGTTTCGTCAAGCAGGATTCGCTCCGACTCGAGTCTTGTCTCAGCTTAAATTTGATGTCACTCGTGTAAATGGTGATTTAATCGTTGCTGTCTCTTCTGATAAACCTCTTCAAGTTGACGAACTGCGCTTTGTTTTAGCTGCTCGCTGGCCAAGTGGCCAAGTTGTTAGAGAGTATCAAACTCCGTTAAACCAATCTGCCTTGGTTAAAAAGTCTCAAAATGAAGTAGTGCAATCTGCTGCTGTTTCTTCAGCATCAAAAGATTCTGTTTTTCGTCAAGCTACGTTGTCTGCAGAACGAGTGTCTCCAAAAGGGCGGTTGAATGTCGTTAAAGGCAACACACTTTGGTCTATAGCTGGTCAAAATCGCCCTACGAATCAGCTAACTATTTATCAAACAATGATGGCGATACAGGCATTAAATAAAGACGCTTTCTATTCTGATAATATTAACCTTTTAAAAGAGGGGGCGATTTTGCGTTTACCAACGCAGGAACAAATTGCTCTTTTCAATAAGTCTATTTCGAAAGAAGAGTTTCAGCGTCAGCATGATGCTTGGATGGCTCTAAAAAGATCTAAAGGTCAGTCTTCTATTGAACAAGCCCAGTTAAATACACAGGCAAAAGCAAAAGCAGCCTCTAATGGTGTTGAAGCCGGTGGTGACAAACTCACTTTGGCTTCTGGGCAAAGTATTTTGCCTGAAAATGTGGCTAGCTCTAATACCGGTGATGACAAAAACTTGGCATTAAATGCCTTGCAAGGTGAACTGTCCGCTTCACAAGAAATGCTAGATAAAGAGAAGCGAGAAAAAGGTGAGCTTTCAGGTAAGTTAAGTGATTTGAATCAGCAGTTAGAAACATTAGAAAAGCTTATAAGCTTGAAAGATAAGCAAATGGCGGATTTGCAGCAGCAATTTACTAGTGCTCAACAAACTCTTCAAGAGCAGAAAAATACAGTAGACCAGCTTTTAGAGGCGGATCAGATTCGTAGAGAAAAAGAGCAAGCTGAAGCAGATTCTCTTGCTAATAAAATTTTCGGAAATCCAATTGTTGTTTCTATTGGTGCTGTCGTTCTTTTGTTGCTTGGTTTCTTAATCGGTCTGGTTATGCGTCGGGCTGGAAAAAAACAAGAGGAGCAAGAATCGTTAAAAAAGGATGAATTCGACCTCTCATCAGCAGCTGCTATTGCGCCAGTTGCTGCTGTAGCTGCTGCTGCCCAATACGTTGCCGATGATGAAGTTGAAGAAAAAAATGATGTGCAAGAAGAAGATCCATTTGCATTTGATTTTGGTACACCAGACGCAGATGATGGCCTTGATGATTTTGGTTCTTTTGACGAGGATATTGCTTCTGTTGATTTGCCTGACCGAACAGCAGATGAAGAAGTTGATTTGTCAGAAGATCCTGAGAGTGAATTTGAAAGCGCTTTAGATGAGGATGTTGATGATTCTGATGATGTATTTGCGTCATTTGATGAGGCCGATGATTTGTCTGAACCCGAGTTGGACATTGATGCTGAAGATGGCTTAGATGAGTTGGACGCATTTATTGAGGAAGATATTCCTACAATGACGCCGGATGTGATTGAAGCTGATATTGATTCAGAGGCCGAAATTGAAAGTGAAGAAGAGTCTTTCGTTTCTAGCTTATTGAATGATGTCGATCAGGAAGATACAGATGAAGCTTCTATTTTTAGCGGAACGCCAAACGACTCTTTAGCCAATTCGATAGAAGAAACATTGGCTGAAGCTCAGCAGGAAGACGACGAAATTGAAGTCCCTGCATTTGGAGAAGCCGAAGCCGCAGAAGATGAAGAGGTTAGCGACGAAGAAGAAGAGTTTGATTTTTTTGATGCGAGTGGTGACGAAGCGGCAACAAAATTAGATTTAGCAAGGGCCTATATGGATATGGGGGATGAAGAGGGTGCAAAAGTGATCCTTGATGATGTCATCGAGTCAGGAAATGAGAAACAAATTGCTGAAGCGCAGAATATGATGGAGCGAATGTTCCCAAGTGACTAA
- the trpA gene encoding tryptophan synthase subunit alpha produces MSRIKQCFENLAKSGKKALIPYITGGDPAPDYTVTMMNALVAAGADIIEIGMPFSDPMADGPVIQLACERSLAAGTSVKKVLQIITEFRRTDKQTPIVLMGYLNPIEFFGYQAFSDAAKEAGVDGILLVDLTPEEAIDVVECFRDNEIDLIYLLSPTTTSERAKKICKLASGYVYYVSVKGVTGSAELDVDSVKEHVDSLRTITTLPIGVGFGIRDAKTAAAVSKCADGVIVGSVLVNAIAENKDRQKEYIADALGSILAPMRSEMDA; encoded by the coding sequence ATGAGTCGCATCAAACAATGTTTTGAAAATTTAGCAAAATCTGGTAAAAAGGCGCTTATTCCTTATATTACCGGAGGTGATCCGGCGCCTGATTATACGGTTACTATGATGAATGCTTTGGTTGCTGCAGGGGCTGACATTATTGAAATTGGCATGCCTTTTTCAGACCCGATGGCGGATGGTCCAGTCATTCAGTTGGCTTGTGAACGTAGCTTGGCGGCGGGTACCAGTGTTAAAAAAGTATTGCAAATTATTACTGAGTTTAGGCGTACCGATAAGCAAACGCCGATTGTTTTGATGGGGTATTTGAATCCAATTGAGTTCTTTGGTTATCAGGCTTTTTCGGATGCGGCAAAAGAAGCAGGTGTTGATGGTATTTTATTAGTCGATCTGACTCCAGAAGAGGCGATAGATGTAGTAGAATGCTTCCGAGATAATGAGATTGACCTTATTTATTTGTTGTCACCAACGACGACATCGGAACGTGCAAAGAAAATTTGTAAGTTAGCATCAGGCTACGTTTATTACGTTTCGGTGAAAGGGGTGACGGGATCTGCTGAATTAGATGTCGATAGCGTTAAAGAACATGTGGATTCTTTACGAACTATAACTACGTTGCCAATTGGTGTTGGTTTTGGTATTCGTGATGCAAAAACCGCAGCAGCTGTAAGTAAATGTGCTGATGGTGTAATTGTCGGCAGTGTATTAGTAAACGCTATTGCTGAAAATAAAGATCGTCAAAAAGAATATATAGCTGACGCTTTAGGGTCTATTTTAGCGCCAATGCGTAGTGAAATGGACGCGTAA
- a CDS encoding M23 family metallopeptidase: MKDNITVSVSSIHGTKHFSFGKKTRHTLKFISGMIFLGILLAAGIIYYLLNDAEFSKLKLRELENKSFSLSKEITSLTALKISLEQDLSEREERMQLVSDRLGDLESLLGMDNNDGKLESRLDTATINSSIRVAMLTQIPSGPPVKNARTSSGYGKRIHPVTGIMKYHRGQDFAVNTGTPIYAPADGAIEAIRPSNKGSGNFLRILHSYGFSSSYSHLSKFVVKKGDFIKKGDLIAYSGNSGLTSGPHLHYEVRFIGRPLNPKPFLDWNVDKFDTIFKNVRGIRWESLVDKIELRVSHQLQLSSQKAAQSTDTSK, encoded by the coding sequence ATGAAAGATAATATAACCGTATCCGTTTCTTCAATTCATGGAACGAAGCATTTCAGCTTTGGGAAGAAAACTCGCCACACACTCAAGTTTATCAGTGGCATGATTTTTCTTGGCATCTTACTCGCCGCTGGAATCATTTATTATTTACTTAACGATGCGGAATTCTCAAAACTAAAACTGCGGGAGCTAGAAAATAAATCCTTTTCTCTAAGTAAAGAAATCACCTCACTAACCGCACTAAAAATAAGCTTAGAACAAGATTTATCAGAACGAGAAGAGCGAATGCAATTGGTCTCTGATCGACTGGGAGATTTAGAAAGCCTTTTGGGCATGGATAATAATGACGGTAAGCTGGAGTCTCGTTTAGACACGGCCACTATCAACTCCTCAATACGAGTAGCCATGTTGACTCAAATACCAAGCGGCCCACCAGTAAAAAATGCAAGAACGTCTTCAGGTTATGGTAAACGAATCCACCCTGTTACGGGCATCATGAAATATCACCGTGGACAAGATTTTGCAGTGAATACAGGAACCCCCATTTATGCACCGGCAGATGGCGCGATAGAAGCAATACGTCCGAGTAACAAAGGGTCTGGTAATTTTCTTCGCATACTGCATTCATATGGGTTTTCGAGTTCTTATTCTCATTTAAGTAAGTTCGTTGTCAAAAAAGGCGATTTTATTAAAAAAGGCGATTTGATTGCCTATTCAGGCAACAGTGGGTTAACGTCTGGCCCTCACCTTCACTATGAAGTGAGGTTTATTGGGCGACCATTAAATCCAAAACCATTTTTGGATTGGAACGTTGATAAATTTGATACAATTTTCAAAAATGTAAGAGGAATAAGATGGGAATCTTTGGTGGACAAAATAGAATTAAGAGTCAGTCATCAACTACAACTCTCATCGCAGAAGGCTGCACAGTCAACGGACACCTCAAAGTAG
- a CDS encoding bactofilin family protein: MGIFGGQNRIKSQSSTTTLIAEGCTVNGHLKVANQLQIDGHVEGQIEAVNQLKISESGNVLGEITTEHLIINGHFEGICHATRIEILSCGRVSGTVYSDNLSIEPGGKFMGVTNPFEKTTSTQEIPNLTDNLTLISNDPDL; this comes from the coding sequence ATGGGAATCTTTGGTGGACAAAATAGAATTAAGAGTCAGTCATCAACTACAACTCTCATCGCAGAAGGCTGCACAGTCAACGGACACCTCAAAGTAGCAAACCAGCTACAAATTGATGGGCATGTTGAAGGGCAAATTGAGGCTGTAAATCAACTAAAAATTAGTGAATCTGGTAACGTGCTAGGAGAAATTACGACTGAGCACCTGATCATTAACGGCCACTTTGAAGGTATCTGTCATGCCACACGTATTGAAATATTAAGTTGTGGCCGTGTTAGTGGCACCGTTTATAGCGACAATTTGAGTATTGAACCCGGCGGTAAGTTCATGGGGGTAACCAACCCATTTGAAAAGACGACCTCGACACAAGAAATTCCTAATTTAACGGATAACCTTACTTTAATTAGTAATGATCCAGACCTGTAG
- a CDS encoding substrate-binding periplasmic protein — translation MKKLTKFLSALAIALPITIQAQTVELTTMNWPPFYGEGLEKGGFITAIVNEAFTQSGYDSTIEFTAWQTALSTVKSGDKDAIVGGYYSDERAQEYLYSIPIYTVLAGLIKKPDFPLTNYSSFESIDQYSIAKLKGSVIGESFDNFTFSNLKEYQEVSDAIKALDSGEVQLYADSLAVAKEAAKAQGIDASQLQILIPPLEENDLYVLISKSIPNAEILRDAFNKGLMEIQMSGRYNEILTEFNQQ, via the coding sequence GTGAAAAAGCTTACAAAATTTCTTTCTGCTCTCGCCATTGCTCTACCAATTACAATTCAAGCTCAAACAGTTGAACTTACAACAATGAACTGGCCTCCATTCTACGGAGAGGGTCTAGAAAAAGGTGGATTCATAACGGCTATTGTTAATGAAGCCTTTACTCAATCTGGCTATGACAGCACAATTGAGTTTACGGCTTGGCAAACAGCACTCTCCACTGTTAAAAGCGGCGATAAAGATGCCATTGTAGGTGGTTACTACTCAGATGAGCGCGCTCAAGAATACCTATACTCTATTCCAATCTATACAGTGCTGGCTGGCCTGATCAAAAAGCCTGACTTCCCTCTCACTAACTACAGTTCATTTGAATCTATAGACCAATACAGCATAGCGAAACTTAAAGGTTCTGTAATCGGTGAGTCCTTTGATAATTTCACATTTTCTAATCTCAAAGAATACCAAGAAGTTTCTGATGCCATTAAAGCGTTAGATTCTGGTGAGGTGCAACTTTACGCAGACAGTTTGGCTGTTGCTAAAGAAGCAGCCAAAGCTCAAGGTATTGATGCATCCCAACTGCAAATACTCATTCCACCTCTTGAAGAAAATGATCTATACGTTTTAATCTCTAAATCAATTCCAAATGCAGAAATACTGCGTGATGCATTTAACAAAGGCTTGATGGAAATTCAAATGTCTGGTCGTTACAATGAAATCCTTACTGAGTTCAATCAGCAGTAA
- a CDS encoding phosphoribosylanthranilate isomerase: MTCQVKICGITNIDDALMACRLGANALGFVFYEKSPRYVTPDIANSIVAKLPPFITPVALFVDADASVIASVIDGSSRWMIQFHGAESEAECLSYQRPYMKALRIKKGDDVSTLVDEYPSASAMLLDAYKAGIPGGTGEVFDWSLIPKVLSKPIVLAGGLTPNNVEQAIKQVAPYAVDVSGGVELSKGIKSESKVREFINGAKCG, encoded by the coding sequence ATGACGTGCCAAGTTAAAATTTGTGGGATAACCAATATCGACGACGCGTTAATGGCGTGTCGCCTTGGTGCAAACGCATTGGGTTTTGTCTTTTATGAAAAAAGCCCTAGATATGTAACGCCAGACATCGCCAATTCTATAGTTGCGAAGCTTCCGCCTTTTATTACGCCCGTAGCTTTGTTTGTTGATGCGGATGCTTCTGTAATAGCTTCTGTTATTGACGGTAGTTCGCGCTGGATGATTCAGTTTCATGGTGCAGAATCAGAGGCCGAGTGTCTTTCTTATCAGCGACCTTATATGAAGGCGTTGAGAATAAAGAAAGGGGATGATGTGTCGACGTTAGTGGATGAATACCCAAGCGCCAGTGCAATGCTATTGGATGCTTATAAAGCAGGTATTCCTGGCGGTACAGGTGAAGTGTTTGATTGGTCGTTGATACCGAAGGTATTATCTAAGCCAATTGTACTGGCTGGAGGTTTGACGCCAAATAACGTTGAACAGGCGATAAAACAAGTTGCTCCTTACGCTGTTGATGTAAGTGGGGGGGTTGAATTGTCTAAAGGCATAAAGAGTGAGTCTAAGGTTCGAGAATTTATTAATGGAGCAAAATGTGGATAG
- the folC gene encoding bifunctional tetrahydrofolate synthase/dihydrofolate synthase, whose amino-acid sequence MTHTSLSSWLSYIESQHPSEIELGLERGSKVLTRLNLSRPKINVITVAGTNGKGSTCAMLTQYLCTQNYSVGTYTSPHFLDFNERIALNNRSCDDDLICRAFEAIEAARENISLTYFEFSTLAALWIFDQSKLDYWVLEVGLGGRLDSVNMIDTDVAVVTSISLDHIDWLGDNIDVIAREKAGIARKDKLLISGVVNPPGSIATTALDVGAHLRQKGIDFSFTSNQSEWAWTGNGVQFNNLPIPSLPLQNAATVIAVLVFMGLAPAQEDLVTLFRTAQLTGRFQQVASSPDIYIDVAHNPEAAVELAHRVSHFPRQPVAVCGMLKDKDIDGVMTHLAESFSDWFCADLAGARGARADELVEHIMQCSPSLLPTVKAFGSVHDAFDAALTKAKEEQRSVIVFGSFVTVSNYLALSQLKSDL is encoded by the coding sequence ATGACGCACACGTCATTATCGAGTTGGCTTTCATATATTGAAAGCCAACATCCTTCTGAAATAGAACTGGGTCTAGAAAGAGGGAGTAAGGTATTAACTAGATTAAATTTATCTAGGCCAAAAATTAACGTCATAACAGTGGCAGGCACCAATGGCAAAGGTTCCACCTGCGCTATGTTGACTCAATACCTCTGTACACAAAACTATTCTGTCGGTACTTATACATCCCCGCATTTTCTTGATTTTAATGAGCGCATCGCTTTAAACAATCGCTCTTGTGATGATGATCTTATTTGTCGTGCATTTGAAGCGATTGAAGCGGCACGAGAAAACATCTCATTAACGTATTTTGAGTTCAGTACTCTCGCGGCTCTATGGATTTTTGATCAATCCAAGCTGGACTACTGGGTGCTAGAGGTTGGATTGGGTGGGCGTTTAGATTCAGTCAATATGATTGACACTGATGTGGCAGTGGTGACATCAATTTCCTTGGATCATATCGATTGGCTAGGGGATAACATTGATGTTATTGCTCGCGAAAAAGCAGGCATAGCGAGAAAGGATAAGTTGTTGATCAGTGGTGTGGTTAATCCACCAGGCTCCATCGCGACGACGGCATTGGACGTGGGTGCACACTTGCGTCAAAAGGGGATTGATTTTAGTTTTACTTCAAATCAAAGTGAGTGGGCATGGACTGGCAATGGCGTTCAATTCAATAATTTGCCGATACCATCCTTGCCGCTACAGAATGCTGCAACCGTAATTGCGGTGTTGGTTTTTATGGGGCTTGCCCCTGCTCAAGAGGATTTGGTCACATTGTTCCGCACTGCGCAATTAACGGGGCGCTTTCAGCAAGTTGCTTCTTCTCCTGATATATACATTGATGTGGCGCATAACCCAGAAGCCGCGGTGGAGCTTGCTCACCGCGTGAGCCATTTCCCACGTCAACCTGTTGCAGTGTGCGGCATGTTAAAAGACAAAGACATAGACGGTGTGATGACCCATCTTGCGGAGAGCTTTTCTGATTGGTTCTGCGCTGACTTAGCAGGGGCAAGAGGGGCAAGAGCCGATGAATTGGTTGAGCATATTATGCAATGCTCACCCAGTCTGCTTCCTACAGTGAAGGCTTTTGGTTCTGTGCATGACGCGTTTGATGCCGCTTTGACTAAGGCGAAAGAGGAGCAACGTTCAGTTATTGTTTTTGGCTCTTTTGTCACCGTCTCGAATTATTTGGCGCTTAGTCAATTGAAGAGTGATTTATGA
- the trpB gene encoding tryptophan synthase subunit beta has product MEQNVDSNDINLDLPDSHGRFGPYGGVFVSETLMSALDDLTKMYETLSKDSAFQDAFDYDLAHYVGRPSPLYFAQRLTEKAGGAKIYLKREDLNHTGAHKINNTIGQALLAKHMGKPNIIAETGAGQHGVASATVAARLGLKCKVFMGAEDIRRQSLNVYRMKLLGAEVISVESGTKTLKDALNEAMRYWVGNVDDTFYIIGTAAGPHPYPKLVRDFQAVIGRETKAQCLAQEGRLPDALVACVGGGSNAIGMFHPFIKDESVAMYGVEAGGDGIETGRHAAPLSAGRPGVLHGNRTYVMADDDGQIIGTHSISAGLDYPGVGPEHAWLKDIGRANYVAINDDEAMDGFRDLTRLEGIMPALESSHAVAYGMKLAATMEKDKIVVINLSGRGDKDILTVAEIDGIEV; this is encoded by the coding sequence ATGGAGCAAAATGTGGATAGCAACGATATTAATCTAGATTTACCTGATTCCCATGGTCGTTTTGGTCCCTATGGCGGCGTGTTTGTTTCAGAAACATTGATGTCAGCGCTGGACGATCTGACCAAAATGTATGAGACGTTATCAAAAGACAGTGCTTTCCAAGACGCATTCGATTATGACTTGGCACATTATGTAGGTCGCCCATCACCGCTTTATTTTGCTCAGCGCCTAACAGAAAAAGCCGGAGGGGCAAAGATTTACCTAAAACGTGAAGATTTAAATCATACGGGTGCGCACAAAATAAACAATACGATTGGCCAAGCATTGCTTGCTAAGCATATGGGCAAACCAAATATTATTGCTGAAACGGGCGCTGGTCAGCATGGCGTAGCATCTGCCACTGTAGCGGCTCGTTTAGGGTTAAAGTGCAAGGTGTTTATGGGAGCGGAGGATATTCGTCGCCAATCACTGAACGTTTATCGCATGAAGCTACTCGGTGCAGAAGTTATTTCTGTTGAATCGGGCACTAAGACATTGAAAGATGCGCTTAATGAAGCGATGCGTTATTGGGTCGGTAATGTGGATGATACTTTTTATATTATTGGCACTGCCGCAGGTCCTCATCCATATCCTAAATTAGTGCGAGATTTCCAGGCCGTTATTGGTCGTGAAACCAAAGCTCAATGCTTAGCTCAAGAAGGGCGTTTACCCGATGCGCTTGTTGCTTGCGTCGGTGGTGGTTCAAATGCCATTGGTATGTTTCATCCTTTCATAAAAGATGAAAGCGTTGCTATGTATGGCGTAGAAGCTGGCGGGGATGGAATCGAAACGGGTCGTCACGCCGCGCCTTTATCTGCGGGTCGTCCTGGCGTATTACATGGCAACCGTACTTACGTAATGGCGGATGATGACGGTCAAATTATCGGCACTCATTCTATTTCAGCTGGCTTGGATTACCCCGGTGTTGGCCCTGAACATGCTTGGCTTAAAGACATTGGCCGCGCTAATTATGTTGCTATCAATGATGATGAGGCAATGGACGGTTTTCGTGATTTAACTCGGTTAGAAGGTATTATGCCTGCATTAGAGTCCAGTCACGCGGTGGCTTACGGTATGAAATTAGCGGCAACGATGGAGAAAGATAAGATTGTTGTTATCAATCTTTCAGGTCGTGGTGATAAAGACATTCTTACTGTTGCAGAAATAGACGGGATTGAAGTATGA
- the accD gene encoding acetyl-CoA carboxylase, carboxyltransferase subunit beta — MSSWLDKFVPSIVRSESKRATTGTVPEGLWKKCPKCENVLYRPELEKNLDVCPKCNHHLRVGARRRLDIFLDKEGRHEIGAHLEPEDKLKFKDTKRYKDRIVDAQKKTGEKDALVAMQGVLNGMPVVAVAFEFSFLGGSMGAIVGERFIQAVNVCLEKRIPLICFSASGGARMQEALISLMQMAKTSAGLERMKQEGIPYISVMTDPVFGGVSASLAMLGDLNVAEPNALIGFAGPRVIEQTVREKLPEGFQRSEFLLDKGALDMIIKRDEIRDRLYNILSLLTHKVA; from the coding sequence ATGAGTAGCTGGTTAGATAAATTTGTACCTTCCATCGTGCGCAGTGAATCAAAGCGCGCTACAACAGGCACCGTGCCTGAAGGTCTTTGGAAAAAGTGTCCAAAGTGTGAAAATGTTCTATACCGTCCGGAGCTAGAAAAAAACTTAGATGTTTGTCCAAAATGTAATCATCATCTCCGTGTTGGTGCTCGCCGACGTTTGGATATTTTCTTGGACAAAGAAGGACGCCATGAAATTGGTGCGCATCTCGAACCAGAAGACAAATTAAAATTCAAAGATACAAAGCGTTATAAAGACCGCATTGTTGATGCTCAAAAAAAGACGGGTGAAAAAGACGCTCTAGTCGCAATGCAAGGCGTGCTAAATGGTATGCCAGTGGTTGCTGTTGCGTTTGAGTTTAGTTTTTTGGGCGGTTCGATGGGGGCGATTGTTGGAGAGCGTTTTATTCAAGCAGTCAATGTTTGTCTTGAAAAGCGTATTCCACTTATTTGTTTCTCAGCTTCTGGTGGCGCTCGTATGCAAGAGGCGCTTATCTCTTTGATGCAAATGGCAAAAACCAGTGCGGGCTTAGAGCGTATGAAGCAAGAAGGCATCCCATACATTTCTGTTATGACAGATCCTGTTTTTGGTGGTGTTTCTGCCTCTTTGGCGATGTTGGGTGATTTGAACGTTGCAGAGCCGAATGCTTTGATTGGTTTTGCTGGGCCTCGAGTTATTGAGCAAACCGTACGTGAAAAGCTGCCAGAAGGGTTCCAACGTAGCGAATTTTTATTAGATAAAGGCGCGTTAGATATGATCATCAAACGTGATGAAATTCGTGATCGTTTGTACAACATTCTATCTTTGCTCACTCATAAGGTTGCTTAA